The Seriola aureovittata isolate HTS-2021-v1 ecotype China chromosome 2, ASM2101889v1, whole genome shotgun sequence genome has a segment encoding these proteins:
- the LOC130175807 gene encoding uncharacterized protein LOC130175807, giving the protein MGTILQERAPQQCVERVFIREREWKKKALWTNNRPNVASNKMGRRPSQRKPQQPQHTFPSQENNNERRLQQRRKHKPHTPLTKRSNTCQHSAQGTSESNSHPRPSAEDRMEPKVQPAAQRFAHREQKHTGVRGSRHTAAFSCHRLSDSSHDLLERHSPKLEEASLSGHGEGDSDTDLSESERLPVLSSGRVPPQLELRPDVIEAEDCSTRSRRPRGQGRPGFDFPDFLPPPFNSWSLTQLAVFYNMEGLGAPRPRPVGSLERYLERLLQLEWRQIQTVQEESGKSAVSDVVSSYHRSPAAASSRLSSPKCILQCQRAFPLTFLSSLASHSTLLSGCACALYRIRHSACSTSCCRSTHSHTRQSRLSPMLERRGPMSLPKRSYSESRVHSSDRSTVSQAQRFSSPVRANSHLRRMQASGNIRNPGQGANTKPHSTARDSSVGAEKDCLGARGDVMDYRTGGFRKRSGSEQRRRGGVERQQNGSEKRRSGSECRRGGSERRRTAEFKEREIKPDAVTAIMDNLHGSSYSPDNRPNRPKQVEFV; this is encoded by the exons ATGGGCACAATCCTGCAGGAGCGGGCGCCACAACAGTGTGTGGAGAGGGTTTTCATCAGGGAGAGGGAATGGAAGAAGAAGGCGCTGTGGACCAACAACAGGCCTAATGTGGCCAG CAACAAAATGGGAAGGCGGCCGTCACAAAGGAAgccacagcagccacagcacACGTTCCCCAGCCAAGAGAATAATAATGAGAGA AGGCTGCAGCAAAGAAGAAAGCACAAGCCTCACACGCCCCTGACTAAACGCAGCAATACTTGCCAACACAG tGCTCAGGGAACCTCAGAGTCAAACTCCCATCCACGGCCCTCTGCAGAGGACAGGATGGAGCCAAAGGTGCAACCGGCTGCTCAGCGCTTTGCCCACAGAGAACAGAAGCACACAGGAGTCAGAGggagcagacacacagcagcctTTTCCTGCCACCGTCTGTCTGACTCAAGCCACGATCTGCTGGAGAGACACTCCCCTAAGCTGGAGGAAGCTAGTCTGAGCGGCCATGGAGAAGGGGACAGTGACACTGACTTGTCTGAGTCGGAGAGACTTCCTGTGTTGTCCTCTGGTCGGGTTCCTCCGCAGCTCGAGCTAAGGCCAGACGTCATCGAGGCTGAAGACTGCTCCACTCGCAGCCGTAGGCCCAGAGGACAGGGCCGACCTGGCTTTGACTTTCCAGACTTCCTTCCTCCACCTTTTAACTCCTGGAGCCTCACTCAGCTGGCTGTCTTCTACAACATGGAGGGCCTGGGGGCCCCTCGGCCCAGGCCAGTGGGGTCTTTGGAAAGGTACCTGgagaggctgctgcagctggagtgGCGTCAGATCCAGACTGTCCAGGAGGAGAGTGGGAAGTCAGCTGTGTCAGATGTTGTATCCAGCTACCACAGGTCACCAGCTGCTGCCTCATCACGCCTCAGCTCCCCAAAGTGTATCCTCCAGTGTCAGCGTGCCTTCCCCCTcaccttcctctcttccctggCCAGTCACTCTACCCTGCTCTCCGGCTGTGCCTGCGCTCTGTACCGCATCCGCCACTCGGCCTGCAGCACGTCATGCTGCCGCTCCACCCACAGCCACACTCGTCAGTCTAGACTGAGTCCCATGCTGGAGCGCAGGGGGCCCATGTCACTCCCCAAAAGGAGCTACAGCGAGAGCCGGGTGCACTCCTCAGACAGGAGCACAGTGTCCCAGGCTCAGAGATTCAGCAGCCCTGTGAGGGCCAACAGCCACCTGAGGAGGATGCAAGCCTCAGGCAACATCCGCAACCCGGGTCAAGGTGCTAACACCAAGCCTCATTCCACTGCCAGGGACTCGAGTGTTGGGGCTGAGAAGGACTGTTTGGGAGCGCGGGGGGATGTGATGGACTACAGGACAGGGGGGTTTCGGAAAAGGAGTGGctcagagcagaggagaagaggaggagtagaAAGACAACAAAATGGATCAGAGAAAAGACGGAGTGGTTCTGAgtgcagaagaggaggaagtgagcgAAGGAGAACAGCTGAGTTTAAGGAACGAGAAATAAAACCAGATGCTGTCACTGCAATAATGGACAATTTACACGGGTCCAGTTATTCTCCTGATAACAGGCCAAACAGGCCCAAACAGGTTGAATTTGTTTGA